The following are encoded together in the Bradyrhizobium algeriense genome:
- a CDS encoding methyl-accepting chemotaxis protein, with protein MFGMIRRARMTVGRKIYALICLSFIGLLGVTFLESRELASSLDQQKQIELRHLGDLALGIIKEEHAVAQKGGVSDADAQKRAMARIAALRYGNNDYFWINDMHPKMVMHPIKPEMNGNDLSAYKDPNGKLLFVDFVDTVKKSGSGFVPYEWPKPGFDKPQPKLSYVVGFAPWNWLVGTGVYIDDLKAQAWASTQRSLIVAGVILLFVLVVSIFVARSVTGPLQRMTVAMNDLAGGNLAVEVPGVGRGDEVGEMAKAVEIFKSNAVARQSLEAEQRAAETRAVGSRKADMNKMADDFETAVGRIVETVSSASSQLEVSAGTLTATAERAQELTSAVAAASEEASTNVQSVASATEEMASSVTEISRQVQESARMANDAVDQARVTNDRVSELSKAATRIGDVVELINTIAGQTNLLALNATIEAARAGEAGRGFAVVASEVKALAEQTAKATGEIGQQISSIQAATQESVNAIQAISGTIEKLSEISSTIAAAVEEQGAATQEISRNVQQAAAGTQQVSSNIGDVQRGASETGSASSQVLAAAQSLSGDSNRLKLEVGRFLDSVRAA; from the coding sequence ATGTTTGGAATGATACGTCGGGCCAGGATGACGGTTGGCCGAAAGATCTATGCGCTCATCTGCCTCAGCTTCATCGGGCTCCTGGGCGTGACCTTTCTCGAATCGCGCGAACTGGCATCGAGCCTCGACCAGCAGAAACAGATCGAGCTGCGGCACCTCGGCGACCTCGCGCTCGGCATCATCAAGGAAGAGCATGCCGTGGCGCAGAAGGGCGGCGTTTCGGACGCCGACGCCCAGAAGCGCGCGATGGCGCGGATCGCCGCGCTCCGCTACGGCAACAACGACTATTTCTGGATCAACGACATGCATCCGAAGATGGTGATGCATCCGATCAAGCCGGAAATGAACGGCAACGACCTGTCGGCCTACAAGGATCCGAACGGCAAGCTGTTGTTCGTCGATTTCGTCGATACGGTCAAAAAGAGCGGCTCAGGCTTCGTTCCCTATGAGTGGCCCAAGCCGGGCTTCGACAAGCCGCAGCCGAAATTGTCCTACGTGGTCGGCTTCGCGCCGTGGAACTGGCTCGTCGGCACCGGCGTCTACATCGACGACCTGAAGGCGCAGGCCTGGGCTTCGACCCAGCGGTCCCTGATCGTTGCCGGCGTGATCCTGCTGTTTGTGCTCGTGGTGTCGATCTTCGTGGCGCGTAGCGTCACCGGTCCGCTGCAACGGATGACGGTCGCAATGAACGATCTCGCTGGCGGCAACCTTGCCGTCGAGGTGCCCGGCGTCGGACGCGGCGACGAGGTCGGCGAGATGGCCAAGGCAGTCGAGATCTTCAAGAGCAATGCCGTCGCGCGTCAGTCGCTGGAGGCCGAGCAACGCGCGGCCGAGACCCGCGCCGTCGGGAGCCGCAAGGCAGACATGAACAAGATGGCCGACGATTTCGAGACTGCGGTCGGTCGGATCGTCGAGACCGTTTCGTCGGCATCGAGCCAGCTCGAAGTATCCGCGGGCACGCTGACCGCGACCGCGGAGCGCGCGCAGGAACTCACGAGCGCAGTCGCTGCGGCCTCCGAGGAAGCTTCCACCAACGTGCAATCGGTGGCCTCCGCCACCGAGGAGATGGCCTCGTCCGTCACCGAGATCAGCCGCCAGGTGCAGGAATCGGCGCGGATGGCCAATGACGCCGTCGATCAGGCGCGCGTCACCAACGACCGCGTCAGCGAACTGTCGAAGGCGGCAACCCGCATCGGCGATGTCGTCGAACTGATCAATACCATCGCGGGCCAGACCAACCTGCTCGCGCTCAACGCCACCATCGAGGCGGCGCGCGCCGGCGAGGCCGGCCGCGGTTTTGCCGTCGTGGCCTCGGAAGTGAAGGCGCTTGCGGAACAGACCGCGAAAGCCACCGGCGAGATCGGACAACAGATATCAAGCATCCAGGCCGCGACCCAGGAGTCCGTGAACGCGATCCAGGCCATCAGCGGCACGATTGAAAAACTGTCGGAGATTTCGTCGACCATCGCAGCCGCCGTGGAAGAGCAGGGCGCCGCGACGCAGGAAATCTCCCGCAACGTGCAACAGGCGGCGGCGGGTACCCAGCAGGTATCCTCCAATATTGGCGACGTGCAGCGCGGCGCCAGCGAAACCGGATCGGCATCCTCGCAGGTGCTTGCGGCGGCGCAATCGCTGTCGGGCGACAGCAACCGCCTCAAGCTCGAGGTCGGCAGGTTCCTCGACTCGGTGCGGGCGGCCTGA
- a CDS encoding methyl-accepting chemotaxis protein, producing the protein MKLNRIGNKLGLAGAIGVLLAIGMVANQMVTESRIEEGSDRAARSQQVANNALAAHIDLRKIQLAADDVRLARSPTEVEKALSDLQHHKASAAKELEAALAIAQRPEAKEQLQKTKALMEGFAAAVEDLAKAQTTLLAQIEKRSVISEEWNKSVDTQMKLPAMQKLDNRLEIERLLFQADGKVNALRANAWKLGATGDAKLVTEMAKTEASLKDVFNKLRGEADDRDLLVVVSNLSSIVKRFLAANEEAVRTEQSKSEIIASRTVKAAADVAHLMEATVAGAQKDAKVSKDEVMADTERANQINLIMAIVVVVSLIASVVFSFLGVARPMTRLNGALGKMAGGNLDVEIPGAARGDEIGDLAKTVTVIRENAEQKAREEAEAKIKQDLVAAQRRKQEMIKLADDFEGAVGKIVETVSAASTELETSAGTLTATAERAQELTTMVAAASEEASTNVQSVASSTEEMASSITEIGRQVQESARMANEAVDQARTTNDRVSELSKAAARIGAVVELINTIAEQTNLLALNATIEAARAGDAGRGFAVVASEVKALAEQTSKATGEIGQQITGIQAATQESVGAIQAISTTIEKLSEISSTIAAAVEEQGAATQEISRNVQQAARGTQQVSANITDVQRGAGETGTASTQVLSSAQSLSQDSNRLKAEVGKFLGSVRAA; encoded by the coding sequence ATCAAGCTCAACCGTATCGGAAACAAACTGGGCTTGGCCGGGGCGATCGGCGTCTTGCTGGCGATCGGCATGGTGGCCAACCAGATGGTCACCGAATCGAGAATCGAGGAAGGCAGCGATCGCGCAGCGCGATCGCAGCAGGTGGCGAATAATGCACTCGCCGCGCATATCGACCTGCGCAAGATTCAGCTTGCCGCCGACGATGTCCGCCTGGCGAGAAGTCCCACTGAAGTCGAGAAGGCCCTTTCCGATCTGCAGCACCACAAGGCGAGCGCGGCAAAGGAGCTGGAGGCGGCGCTGGCAATAGCCCAGCGGCCGGAAGCCAAGGAACAACTCCAGAAGACCAAGGCGTTGATGGAAGGCTTTGCTGCGGCAGTGGAAGATCTCGCGAAGGCGCAGACGACGCTGCTGGCGCAGATCGAGAAGCGCTCGGTCATTTCCGAGGAATGGAACAAGTCGGTCGATACCCAGATGAAGTTGCCGGCCATGCAAAAGCTGGACAACCGCCTCGAGATCGAGCGTTTGTTGTTTCAGGCCGATGGCAAGGTGAACGCGCTGCGGGCGAATGCCTGGAAGCTCGGCGCTACCGGCGATGCCAAGCTGGTCACGGAGATGGCCAAGACCGAGGCCTCACTCAAGGACGTTTTCAACAAGCTGCGTGGCGAAGCCGATGACCGGGATTTGCTGGTCGTGGTCAGCAACCTTTCCTCGATCGTCAAGCGCTTCCTGGCCGCCAATGAGGAGGCCGTCAGGACCGAGCAGTCGAAGAGCGAAATCATCGCCAGCCGGACCGTCAAGGCCGCCGCTGACGTCGCCCACCTGATGGAAGCTACCGTCGCTGGCGCGCAAAAGGATGCGAAGGTCTCCAAGGACGAGGTCATGGCCGATACCGAGCGTGCCAACCAGATCAACCTGATCATGGCGATCGTCGTCGTCGTGTCCCTGATCGCCTCGGTGGTGTTTTCCTTCCTCGGCGTCGCACGTCCGATGACGCGCCTGAACGGTGCATTGGGCAAGATGGCGGGCGGCAATCTCGATGTCGAGATTCCCGGCGCCGCCCGCGGCGACGAAATCGGCGACCTCGCCAAGACGGTGACCGTCATCCGCGAGAACGCCGAGCAGAAGGCGCGTGAGGAAGCCGAGGCCAAGATCAAGCAGGACCTGGTCGCGGCGCAGCGGCGCAAGCAAGAAATGATCAAGCTCGCCGATGATTTCGAAGGCGCGGTCGGCAAGATCGTGGAGACGGTGTCGGCGGCTTCGACCGAACTCGAAACCTCCGCGGGCACGCTGACGGCGACCGCCGAACGCGCCCAGGAACTGACCACGATGGTGGCCGCGGCTTCCGAGGAAGCCTCAACCAATGTGCAGTCGGTGGCCTCCTCCACCGAGGAGATGGCCTCGTCCATCACCGAGATCGGCCGTCAGGTCCAGGAATCGGCGCGGATGGCCAATGAGGCCGTCGATCAGGCCCGCACTACCAATGACCGGGTAAGCGAATTGTCGAAGGCGGCCGCCCGCATCGGCGCGGTGGTCGAGCTCATCAACACCATTGCCGAACAGACCAATTTGCTGGCGCTCAACGCCACCATCGAGGCGGCCCGCGCCGGCGACGCCGGCCGCGGTTTTGCCGTCGTGGCGTCCGAGGTGAAGGCGCTGGCGGAACAAACCTCGAAGGCGACCGGCGAGATCGGCCAGCAGATCACCGGCATCCAGGCCGCCACTCAGGAATCGGTCGGGGCGATCCAGGCGATCAGCACCACGATCGAGAAGCTGTCCGAGATATCCTCGACCATTGCGGCCGCCGTGGAAGAGCAGGGTGCCGCCACCCAGGAAATCTCCCGCAACGTGCAGCAGGCAGCCCGTGGCACCCAGCAGGTCTCCGCCAACATCACCGACGTACAGCGCGGCGCCGGCGAAACCGGCACGGCCTCGACGCAGGTGCTATCCTCGGCCCAGTCGCTGTCGCAGGACTCCAACCGCCTCAAGGCCGAAGTCGGCAAGTTCCTCGGCTCGGTGCGTGCGGCGTAA
- a CDS encoding methyl-accepting chemotaxis protein: protein MLAKYSIRTKIITVVAFLLVAMAGMGLLAVRNMRAINANTVDISTSWLPSVRVLGDLRAGVITYRNVIREHMLSETLEEKLAMEKTLATVIESNTKIRAAYEPMITSPEERALYNEWARLWERYKKGTEEVMALSRKAAGQMPTEAHDLNTTTVNKIGLEADAVLKKDIDLNNAGGDKAAQEAADNYAFAFMMLATILGVAVVAGIAVSYYLVRDVSSGIASIVTPMQALGKGDLSADVPHEGEKTEIGVMADTLQVFKQALIAKKAADEAAAVDAETKIERGRRVDGITRNFENVIGEIVQTVSSASTQLEASAGTLSATAERSQTLTSTVASASGEASANVQSVASATEELSSSVTEIGRQVQESARMATDAVGQARVTNDRVSQLSKAASRIGDVVELINTIAGQTNLLALNATIEAARAGDAGRGFAVVASEVKALAEQTAKATGEISQQIAGIQGATQESVNAIKDISGTIERLAEISSAIAAAVEEQGAATQEISRNVQQAARGTQQVSSNISDVQRGASETGAASSQVLSAAQSLSGDSHRLKLEVGRFLDSVRAA from the coding sequence ATGCTCGCCAAATACTCCATCCGCACCAAGATCATCACCGTCGTTGCCTTCCTGCTCGTCGCGATGGCGGGCATGGGTCTGCTGGCGGTCAGGAACATGCGGGCCATTAATGCCAACACGGTAGACATCTCGACGAGCTGGCTGCCCAGCGTCCGCGTGCTGGGCGACCTGCGAGCCGGCGTCATCACCTACCGCAACGTGATCCGCGAGCACATGCTGTCTGAGACGCTGGAAGAAAAGCTGGCGATGGAGAAGACGCTGGCGACTGTTATCGAGTCCAACACCAAGATCCGTGCGGCCTATGAGCCGATGATTACGTCGCCGGAAGAGCGCGCGCTTTACAACGAATGGGCCAGGTTGTGGGAGCGCTACAAGAAGGGCACCGAGGAGGTCATGGCGCTGTCGCGCAAGGCCGCCGGCCAGATGCCGACGGAAGCGCACGACCTGAACACGACCACCGTGAACAAGATCGGGCTCGAGGCCGACGCAGTCCTTAAGAAGGATATCGACCTCAACAACGCGGGCGGCGACAAAGCGGCGCAGGAGGCTGCCGACAATTATGCATTCGCTTTCATGATGCTCGCGACCATCCTGGGTGTGGCCGTCGTCGCCGGCATCGCCGTCAGCTACTATCTGGTCCGCGACGTTTCCAGCGGCATTGCCTCGATCGTCACGCCGATGCAGGCGCTGGGCAAAGGCGATCTGAGCGCGGACGTGCCGCATGAGGGCGAAAAGACCGAAATCGGCGTCATGGCGGACACCTTGCAGGTATTCAAGCAGGCGCTGATTGCCAAGAAGGCCGCCGACGAAGCCGCGGCGGTCGACGCCGAAACCAAGATCGAGCGCGGCCGCCGCGTCGACGGCATCACCCGCAATTTTGAAAACGTGATCGGCGAAATCGTGCAGACGGTGTCGTCGGCTTCGACGCAACTCGAGGCCTCCGCCGGCACGCTGTCGGCGACGGCCGAACGGTCGCAGACGCTCACGTCGACGGTGGCGTCGGCTTCCGGGGAAGCGTCTGCCAACGTGCAGTCGGTGGCATCGGCGACCGAAGAGCTTTCCTCCTCGGTCACCGAGATTGGCCGTCAGGTGCAGGAGTCGGCGCGGATGGCAACCGATGCGGTTGGCCAGGCCCGCGTCACAAACGACCGGGTCAGCCAATTGTCCAAGGCGGCGAGCCGTATCGGCGACGTCGTCGAGCTCATCAACACCATCGCCGGCCAGACCAATTTGCTGGCGCTCAACGCCACCATCGAGGCGGCGCGCGCCGGCGACGCCGGCCGCGGGTTTGCCGTCGTGGCGTCGGAAGTGAAGGCGCTTGCGGAACAGACGGCAAAAGCCACCGGCGAGATCAGCCAGCAGATTGCCGGCATTCAGGGCGCGACCCAGGAGTCGGTCAATGCGATCAAGGATATCAGCGGCACCATTGAACGGCTGGCAGAAATCTCCTCGGCCATCGCGGCTGCCGTGGAAGAGCAGGGCGCGGCGACGCAGGAAATTTCGCGCAACGTGCAGCAGGCCGCCCGCGGAACCCAGCAGGTTTCCTCCAACATCTCCGACGTGCAGCGCGGTGCCAGCGAGACCGGTGCCGCCTCCTCGCAGGTGCTCTCGGCGGCGCAGTCGCTGTCGGGCGACAGCCATCGCCTCAAGCTCGAGGTCGGCAGGTTTCTGGATTCGGTCCGGGCGGCCTGA
- the otnK gene encoding 3-oxo-tetronate kinase has translation MKLSLGCIADDYTGASDLANTLTRQGLRTVQTIGVPSDDLALPEVDAVVVSLKSRSIEADVAVDRSRAAEKWLRGRGAGHVLFKICSTFDSTDAGNIGPVMDALRADSGDAIVLVTPAFPETGRTVYQGNLFVGSVPLNESPLKDHPLNPMHDSNLVRVLARQSQTKVGLVNLATLSRGADAVRERLADLAAKGIGAAIIDAVFDRDLETIGDVALDHRLSVGASGIGLGLARALVASGKVKSASAGAASGAPVGGPAACLAGSCSQATLAQIANAEKTMAVLHLDPEQIIAGPGEVRRALAWAADRITDGPILIASSSTPDQVAALQSRHGRDAAGHAIEQAMADIAEGLVRSGVRRLVVAGGETSGAVVDRLGIPGFLVGEEIAAGVPVLRAVGADKGEMLLALKSGNFGGAEFFSDALKLMR, from the coding sequence GTGAAATTGTCTCTGGGCTGCATCGCCGACGACTACACCGGCGCCTCCGATCTCGCCAACACGCTGACCCGTCAGGGCCTGCGCACGGTGCAGACCATCGGCGTACCGTCGGACGACCTCGCGCTGCCTGAGGTCGACGCAGTCGTGGTGTCGCTCAAGAGCCGCTCGATCGAGGCTGACGTTGCGGTTGATCGTTCCCGCGCCGCCGAAAAATGGCTGCGCGGCCGCGGCGCCGGCCACGTGCTGTTCAAGATCTGCTCGACCTTCGATTCCACCGACGCCGGCAACATCGGCCCGGTGATGGACGCGCTACGCGCCGATTCCGGCGACGCCATCGTTCTGGTGACGCCGGCCTTTCCGGAAACCGGCCGCACCGTCTATCAGGGCAACCTGTTCGTCGGTTCCGTGCCGCTGAACGAAAGTCCGCTGAAGGACCATCCGCTCAACCCGATGCACGATTCCAATCTGGTGCGCGTGCTGGCGCGCCAGAGCCAAACCAAAGTCGGGCTGGTCAATCTCGCCACGCTTTCGCGCGGCGCGGACGCCGTTCGCGAACGTCTCGCCGATCTGGCGGCGAAGGGCATCGGCGCAGCCATCATCGACGCCGTGTTCGACCGCGATCTGGAAACCATCGGCGACGTCGCGCTGGATCATCGCCTGTCGGTTGGCGCATCCGGCATCGGCCTCGGCCTGGCCCGGGCGCTGGTCGCTTCCGGTAAGGTCAAATCGGCTTCGGCTGGCGCGGCGTCCGGCGCGCCGGTCGGCGGGCCGGCGGCGTGCCTGGCCGGGAGTTGCTCGCAGGCGACGCTGGCCCAGATCGCCAATGCCGAAAAGACCATGGCCGTGCTGCATCTCGATCCCGAACAGATCATCGCCGGACCCGGCGAGGTGCGTCGCGCGCTGGCCTGGGCTGCCGACCGAATCACCGACGGTCCGATCCTGATCGCCAGCAGCTCGACGCCGGACCAAGTTGCAGCTCTGCAATCCCGGCATGGCCGCGATGCAGCCGGACATGCCATCGAGCAGGCGATGGCGGACATCGCGGAAGGTTTGGTGCGCTCAGGCGTGCGCCGGCTGGTGGTCGCCGGTGGTGAAACTTCGGGCGCCGTCGTCGATCGCCTGGGCATTCCCGGATTCCTCGTAGGCGAGGAAATCGCTGCAGGAGTGCCGGTTCTGCGCGCCGTCGGCGCCGATAAGGGCGAAATGCTACTTGCACTGAAATCGGGCAATTTCGGCGGTGCGGAATTTTTCTCCGATGCGCTGAAGCTGATGCGCTGA
- the otnI gene encoding 2-oxo-tetronate isomerase, whose product MPHFAANLSMMFTDVPFLDRFEAAAKAGFTAVEFLFPYDHPAEAVGDGLKRNGLTQALFNLPPGNWDAGEKGFAALPERFDDLKRGLETALPYAQATGVKRLHLMAGIANRSEPKAVEQFYKSVTWAAEFFAAYGLDVVIEPINARNVPGYFLNDFGFARDLITELKIPNLKLQFDIYHCQIIHGDVTMRLREMMPITGHVQIASIPSRNEPDGEELNYPFLFTELDRLGYGGFVGCEYNPRGKTTDGLAWFKPYAGVKP is encoded by the coding sequence ATGCCGCATTTTGCCGCCAATCTCTCCATGATGTTCACCGACGTGCCGTTCCTCGACCGCTTCGAGGCGGCGGCGAAAGCGGGCTTCACCGCCGTCGAATTCCTGTTCCCTTACGACCATCCGGCCGAAGCCGTCGGCGACGGCCTGAAGCGCAACGGCCTGACGCAGGCGCTGTTCAATCTGCCGCCGGGCAATTGGGACGCCGGCGAAAAGGGCTTTGCGGCGCTGCCGGAGCGTTTTGACGATCTGAAGCGCGGCCTTGAGACGGCGCTTCCTTACGCGCAGGCGACCGGCGTCAAGCGGCTGCATCTGATGGCCGGCATCGCCAATCGCAGCGAACCGAAAGCCGTCGAGCAGTTTTATAAATCGGTGACGTGGGCCGCGGAGTTCTTCGCAGCCTATGGCCTCGACGTCGTGATAGAGCCGATCAATGCCCGCAACGTGCCGGGCTACTTTCTCAACGATTTTGGCTTCGCGCGCGACCTGATCACCGAACTGAAGATTCCAAATCTAAAACTGCAGTTCGATATCTATCACTGCCAGATCATTCATGGCGACGTCACCATGCGGCTGCGCGAGATGATGCCGATCACAGGCCACGTCCAGATCGCCAGCATTCCCTCGCGCAACGAACCCGACGGCGAGGAACTGAACTATCCTTTCCTGTTCACTGAACTCGACCGGCTCGGCTATGGCGGCTTCGTCGGCTGCGAATACAATCCGCGCGGCAAGACCACCGACGGCCTCGCCTGGTTCAAGCCCTATGCCGGAGTAAAGCCGTGA
- the ltnD gene encoding L-threonate dehydrogenase: protein MPESAKPRVAVIGLGSMGFGMATSLRRAGLEVTGCDVSADSVARFVADGGKGAGTPAEAAKAADIVVSVVVNAAQTETILFGANGVAETLGKGAVFVSSATMDPDVARRLAKQLEATGRHYLDAPISGGAQRAAQGELTVLASGSPAAFAKARPALDAMAAKLYELGDDAGQGAAFKMINQLLAGVHIAAASEAIAFAAKQGLDIRKVYEVITASAGNSWMFENRMPHVLDGDYTPRSAVEIFVKDLGIIQDMARSQKFPVPVAAAALQMFLMTAASGMGRDDDASVARMYARVTGTHLPGEPK, encoded by the coding sequence ATGCCAGAATCCGCCAAACCGCGTGTCGCCGTCATCGGACTGGGCTCGATGGGGTTCGGCATGGCGACCTCGCTGCGCCGCGCCGGCCTCGAAGTCACCGGCTGCGACGTCTCGGCGGACTCCGTGGCGCGGTTCGTGGCTGACGGCGGGAAGGGGGCCGGGACGCCGGCGGAAGCCGCCAAGGCGGCTGACATCGTCGTCAGCGTGGTCGTCAACGCGGCCCAGACCGAGACCATCCTGTTCGGTGCCAATGGCGTCGCCGAAACCCTGGGCAAGGGCGCGGTATTCGTCTCCTCCGCCACCATGGACCCCGACGTCGCGCGGCGGCTCGCCAAACAGTTGGAAGCCACCGGGCGGCACTACCTCGACGCGCCGATATCAGGCGGTGCGCAGCGGGCGGCGCAGGGTGAACTCACCGTTTTGGCCTCAGGCAGCCCGGCCGCCTTTGCCAAAGCCCGACCGGCACTCGATGCGATGGCCGCAAAACTTTACGAACTCGGCGATGATGCCGGCCAGGGCGCCGCGTTCAAGATGATCAACCAGTTGCTCGCCGGCGTCCACATCGCCGCCGCCTCGGAAGCCATCGCATTCGCTGCCAAGCAGGGCCTCGACATAAGAAAGGTCTACGAGGTGATCACGGCATCCGCCGGCAATTCCTGGATGTTCGAGAACCGCATGCCGCATGTGCTCGACGGCGATTATACGCCGCGCAGTGCGGTCGAAATTTTCGTGAAAGACCTCGGCATCATCCAGGACATGGCGCGCTCGCAAAAGTTCCCGGTGCCGGTGGCCGCTGCTGCGCTGCAGATGTTTTTGATGACGGCCGCATCGGGCATGGGCCGCGACGACGACGCCTCGGTGGCGCGGATGTATGCCCGCGTCACCGGCACGCATCTGCCCGGCGAACCGAAATAG
- a CDS encoding aldolase, whose amino-acid sequence MSETKIREEICRLGRSLFERGLTPGSSGNISVKLDNGGWLVTPTNASLGSLDPARMSRLGPDGRLISGDAPTKEVPLHTALYQTRGAARAVVHLHSTHSVALSMLPEIDPRAALPPMTPYYLMKCGHTALVPYYRPGDPAVADAIKGLAGKYSSVLLANHGPVVSGDTLEAAVFAIEELEETARLYLLLRGLNPRYLSPAQVEDLTKTFGLTLPEHGKHS is encoded by the coding sequence ATGAGCGAAACAAAAATCCGGGAGGAAATCTGCCGCCTCGGTCGCTCGCTGTTCGAGCGCGGGCTGACGCCGGGCTCCTCGGGCAACATCAGCGTGAAACTCGACAACGGTGGCTGGCTGGTGACGCCGACCAATGCCTCGCTGGGCTCGCTCGACCCGGCGCGGATGTCGCGGCTCGGCCCCGACGGACGGCTGATATCCGGCGACGCGCCGACCAAGGAAGTGCCGCTGCACACCGCGCTCTACCAGACTCGCGGCGCTGCGCGCGCGGTCGTGCACCTGCATTCGACCCACTCAGTGGCATTGTCGATGCTGCCGGAGATCGACCCCCGCGCCGCGCTGCCGCCGATGACGCCCTACTACCTGATGAAATGCGGCCACACCGCGCTGGTGCCGTATTATCGTCCCGGCGATCCGGCTGTCGCCGACGCGATCAAGGGGCTGGCCGGAAAATACTCCTCCGTGCTCCTCGCCAATCACGGGCCGGTGGTATCTGGGGACACGCTGGAAGCTGCGGTGTTCGCGATCGAGGAACTGGAAGAAACGGCGAGATTGTATTTGCTGCTGCGCGGACTGAACCCACGGTATCTGTCGCCGGCGCAGGTAGAGGATTTGACGAAGACGTTCGGGCTGACATTGCCGGAGCATGGGAAGCATTCATAG
- a CDS encoding GIY-YIG nuclease family protein, whose translation MKQPCVYIMASRRNGTLYTGVTSNLPKRAFEHREGLVAGFSRKHACKLLVWYELHGSMIEAITREKQIKAGSRAKKLALIESHNPSWKDLYGDLI comes from the coding sequence ATGAAACAGCCCTGCGTCTACATCATGGCGAGCCGCCGCAACGGAACACTCTATACCGGCGTGACGAGTAACCTCCCAAAACGAGCTTTCGAACATCGCGAAGGGCTGGTCGCGGGGTTTTCAAGGAAGCACGCGTGCAAGCTTCTGGTTTGGTACGAACTTCACGGCAGCATGATCGAGGCCATTACCCGCGAAAAACAAATCAAGGCAGGCAGCCGCGCGAAGAAGCTGGCGTTGATTGAGAGTCATAACCCCAGTTGGAAGGATCTTTACGGCGATCTCATTTGA
- a CDS encoding ABC transporter ATP-binding protein — MLSVHEVTTAYQGLVAISAVSIQVAKGEIVCVAGANGAGKSTLLKSIAGAERPRSGTVSFDGTRIDGMAQHIITSRGIAYVPENRRLFPRLSVRDNLRLGSYLYRGEADREAPLDLVFKLFPRLQERLEQRAETLSGGEQQMLAIGRALMTRPRLLMLDEPSQGIMPKLVDEIFQAVKRIRDAGMTVLIVEQRMSECLEIADRAYILQTGRVLMQGSAAEISVNPDVRKAYLGL; from the coding sequence ATGCTGTCGGTGCATGAAGTCACCACCGCCTATCAAGGCCTGGTCGCGATCTCGGCAGTCAGCATCCAAGTGGCAAAAGGCGAAATCGTCTGCGTCGCCGGCGCCAACGGGGCCGGCAAGTCGACGCTGTTGAAATCGATCGCCGGCGCGGAACGCCCGCGCTCCGGCACCGTGTCGTTCGACGGCACCCGGATCGACGGCATGGCGCAGCATATCATCACCTCGCGCGGCATCGCCTACGTGCCGGAAAACCGCCGGCTGTTTCCGCGGCTCTCAGTGCGGGACAATCTAAGGCTCGGCAGCTACCTCTATCGCGGTGAAGCCGATCGCGAGGCGCCGCTCGATCTGGTGTTCAAGCTGTTTCCGCGCCTGCAGGAGCGGCTGGAGCAGCGCGCCGAAACGCTAAGCGGCGGCGAGCAGCAGATGCTGGCCATCGGCCGCGCGCTGATGACGCGGCCGCGGCTGTTGATGCTCGACGAGCCGTCGCAGGGCATCATGCCAAAGCTGGTCGACGAAATCTTTCAGGCGGTGAAGCGGATCCGCGACGCGGGGATGACCGTGCTGATTGTCGAGCAGCGCATGTCGGAATGCCTGGAGATTGCCGACCGCGCCTACATCCTGCAGACGGGGCGCGTGCTGATGCAGGGAAGTGCGGCGGAAATCAGCGTCAATCCGGATGTGAGGAAGGCGTATCTGGGGCTGTAG